CATGAAGGAGCGCGTGGCCGCGGTCGAAACCCCGGATCCCGCGCACGTGCGCATCCGGCTCAAGCAGCCGTGGCCCGACTTCCTCACCTTCTATACCAACGCCACCGGCGCGGGCTGGATCGTGCCGCGCAAGTACGTGGAGAAGGTGGGCGACGAGGGTTTCAAGAAGGCCCCGGTCGGCGCGGGCCCCTACAAGTTCGTCTCCTTCACGCCGGGCGTCGAGCTGGTGTTCGAGGCCTTCGACGGCTACTGGCGCAAGACGCCCGCTGTGAAGCGGCTGGTCCTGAAGGTGGTGCCCGAGGAATCGACTCGGCTGGCGGCGCTGAAGCGCGGCGAGGTCGACATCGCCTACTTCCTGAACGGGCCGATCGCCGAGGACGTGCGCAAGACGCCGGGTCTCAAGCTCATGGCGGCGAGGACCAATACCATCTTCTTCCTCGACTTCGTCGAGCAGTGGGAGCCGAAGTCCCCGTGGCACGACCAGCGCGTGCGCCTCGCCGCGAGCCTCGCCATCG
This genomic interval from Candidatus Methylomirabilota bacterium contains the following:
- a CDS encoding ABC transporter substrate-binding protein, which codes for MTSRALVLILVAALVLVFPAALLAAPEGQITYAVHVSLAPTWFDPGETPGMITPYMVLYALHDALVKPMPGQPRAPSLAESWSVSKDGLVYEFTLRKGARFHNGDPVTSDDVKFSLERYRGTAMKLMKERVAAVETPDPAHVRIRLKQPWPDFLTFYTNATGAGWIVPRKYVEKVGDEGFKKAPVGAGPYKFVSFTPGVELVFEAFDGYWRKTPAVKRLVLKVVPEESTRLAALKRGEVDIAYFLNGPIAEDVRKTPGLKLMAARTNTIFFLDFVEQWEPKSPWHDQRVRLAASLAI